The Streptomyces sp. NBC_00162 genome window below encodes:
- the nuoN gene encoding NADH-quinone oxidoreductase subunit NuoN, with the protein MTSAHSLWPLAAEAPVDRIPAPVIEYAQLAPTLIVVGAAVLGILVEAFVPRKSRYYVQVFLAVAALAAAFAAVVGLAAGGYGSTKAHIAAMGAIAVDGPALFLQGTILLASIVAVFTFAERRLDPAAHGNRVDSFAAQAASVPGSESEKAAVKAGFTTTEVFPLALFAIAGMLIFPAANDLLTLFIALEVFSLPLYLLCAVARRQRLMSQEAAVKYFLLGAFSSAFLLFGIALLYGYAGSVSYATIADVVDGTVVKVDPALADTMGNDALLLIGGALILTGLLFKVGAVPFHMWTPDVYQGAPTPITGFMAAATKVAAFGALLRLLYVVLPGLRWDWRPVMWGVAIVTMLAGAVIAVTQTDVKRLLAYSSIAHAGFILAGVIATSAEGIQAVLFYLAAYSFVTIGAFAVVTLVRDAGGEATHLSKWAGLGRRSPLTAAVFAVFLLAFAGIPLTSGFTGKFAVFSAAAEGGAGALVVVGVISSAIAAFFYIRVIVLMFFSEPKADGPTVAVPSPLTMTTIAVGVAVTLVLGVAPQYFLDLAGQASTFVR; encoded by the coding sequence CTGACTTCCGCCCACAGCCTGTGGCCGCTCGCGGCCGAAGCCCCGGTCGACCGGATCCCGGCACCGGTCATCGAGTACGCACAGCTCGCGCCCACGCTGATCGTGGTGGGCGCGGCGGTCCTCGGGATCCTCGTCGAGGCCTTCGTACCGCGCAAGTCCCGCTACTACGTGCAGGTGTTCCTCGCCGTCGCCGCGCTGGCCGCGGCCTTCGCGGCGGTCGTCGGCCTCGCGGCCGGCGGGTACGGGAGCACCAAGGCGCACATCGCGGCGATGGGCGCCATCGCCGTGGACGGCCCGGCGCTGTTCCTGCAGGGCACCATCCTGCTGGCCTCGATCGTCGCGGTCTTCACCTTCGCCGAGCGGCGCCTCGACCCGGCCGCGCACGGCAACCGGGTGGACTCCTTCGCCGCCCAGGCGGCGTCCGTACCGGGCAGCGAGAGCGAGAAGGCCGCCGTCAAGGCCGGGTTCACCACCACCGAGGTCTTCCCGCTGGCACTGTTCGCGATCGCCGGAATGCTGATCTTCCCGGCGGCCAACGACCTGCTGACGCTGTTCATCGCGCTGGAGGTCTTCTCCCTCCCGCTGTACCTGCTCTGCGCCGTCGCCCGCCGCCAGCGGCTGATGTCGCAGGAGGCCGCGGTCAAGTACTTCCTGCTGGGTGCCTTCTCCTCCGCCTTTCTCCTCTTCGGCATCGCGCTGCTCTACGGGTACGCGGGCTCGGTCTCGTACGCGACGATCGCCGACGTCGTGGACGGCACGGTCGTGAAGGTCGACCCGGCGCTGGCCGACACCATGGGCAACGACGCGCTGCTGCTGATCGGCGGGGCGCTGATCCTGACGGGCCTGCTCTTCAAGGTCGGCGCGGTCCCGTTCCACATGTGGACCCCGGACGTCTACCAGGGCGCTCCGACCCCGATCACCGGGTTCATGGCGGCGGCGACGAAGGTGGCCGCGTTCGGCGCCCTCCTGCGTCTGCTCTACGTGGTCCTGCCCGGCCTGCGGTGGGACTGGCGGCCGGTGATGTGGGGCGTCGCGATCGTCACGATGCTGGCGGGTGCGGTGATCGCCGTGACCCAGACGGACGTCAAGCGGCTGCTGGCGTACTCCTCGATCGCGCACGCGGGCTTCATCCTGGCCGGTGTGATCGCCACCTCGGCGGAGGGCATCCAGGCGGTCCTCTTCTACCTGGCCGCGTACTCCTTCGTGACGATCGGCGCCTTCGCGGTGGTCACGCTGGTGCGCGACGCGGGCGGGGAGGCGACGCACCTGTCCAAGTGGGCGGGTCTGGGCCGCCGCTCGCCGCTGACCGCGGCGGTCTTCGCGGTGTTCCTGCTGGCCTTCGCCGGCATCCCGCTGACGTCGGGCTTCACGGGCAAGTTCGCCGTGTTCAGCGCGGCGGCGGAGGGCGGTGCGGGTGCGCTGGTCGTGGTCGGTGTCATCTCGTCCGCGATCGCCGCGTTCTTCTACATCCGGGTGATCGTCCTGATGTTCTTCAGCGAGCCGAAGGCCGACGGCCCGACCGTGGCCGTCCCCTCGCCGCTGACGATGACGACGATCGCGGTGGGCGTCGCGGTGACCCTGGTCCTGGGTGTGGCCCCGCAGTACTTCCTGGACCTGGCGGGCCAGGCGAGCACCTTCGTCCGCTGA